The following are encoded in a window of Bacteroidota bacterium genomic DNA:
- a CDS encoding dienelactone hydrolase family protein, producing MENYITLKIADGTEMRAYVSRPSVPGKYPGIIVYQEAFGVNAHIRDVDGRFAREGYVAVAPELYHRTGAGIEGDYKDFSSLQPHFSALKEDLVGQDVRAVYDWLINDSSVDAERAACVGFCLGGRIAFQTNTMLPVKAAISFYGGGIAETLVNRIPQLHGASLMFWGGRDKRILPEHIRTIIDGFRAANKPYTNIEFSEAEHGFFCDARPAYHKESAQQAWTVLLHFLRTHVGN from the coding sequence ATGGAAAATTACATCACACTCAAAATAGCCGACGGCACCGAGATGCGTGCTTACGTTTCTCGGCCGTCCGTCCCCGGAAAATATCCCGGCATTATTGTCTATCAGGAAGCATTCGGCGTCAACGCCCATATCCGCGACGTTGACGGCAGGTTTGCGCGCGAGGGGTATGTCGCCGTTGCTCCGGAATTGTATCATCGCACCGGGGCTGGAATCGAGGGGGACTATAAGGATTTTTCGTCGCTGCAGCCGCATTTCTCGGCCCTCAAAGAGGATCTCGTCGGACAGGATGTTCGTGCGGTGTATGATTGGCTCATCAATGATTCTTCGGTCGACGCTGAGCGAGCGGCATGCGTTGGTTTTTGTTTGGGGGGAAGGATCGCATTCCAGACAAATACGATGCTTCCTGTGAAAGCTGCGATCAGCTTTTATGGCGGTGGAATAGCGGAGACGCTCGTCAACAGGATTCCGCAGCTCCATGGAGCTTCCCTGATGTTTTGGGGAGGACGGGACAAACGGATTCTTCCCGAACACATACGCACAATCATCGATGGATTTCGTGCCGCAAATAAGCCTTATACCAACATCGAATTTTCGGAAGCCGAACATGGCTTCTTTTGCGATGCCCGGCCCGCCTATCACAAGGAATCAGCGCAACAGGCGTGGACCGTTCTTCTTCATTTTCTAAGGACTCACGTCGGCAATTAG
- a CDS encoding ABC transporter permease: MTAVWSFVRKTFVIAELEVRKLRHDPTELLTRALQPALWMLIFGEVFARLRSIPTGSVGYLDFLAPGILAQSVLFAAIFYGIAIIWERDLGIIHKFLVSPTPRSALVLGKALSAGVRGLSQAIIIYLLSMILGVQINWDPLSLLGILLFVFLGSALFSTFSLIIACIVKTRERFMGIGQVMTMPLFFASNAIYPIAIMPPWLKVIAQVNPLTYEVDALRGLMLIGGTSVYGLPVDFAALAASTSLLIAIGAALYPSVVA, from the coding sequence TTGACTGCGGTATGGAGTTTTGTGCGCAAGACGTTCGTGATCGCTGAGCTCGAAGTGCGGAAGCTGCGCCATGATCCGACCGAGCTGCTGACCCGCGCCCTGCAGCCCGCTCTCTGGATGCTGATCTTCGGTGAAGTCTTCGCACGGCTCCGTTCCATCCCAACCGGCTCCGTTGGTTATCTTGATTTTCTTGCTCCGGGAATTCTTGCCCAGAGCGTTCTCTTCGCCGCGATCTTCTATGGGATCGCAATCATTTGGGAGCGCGATCTCGGCATCATTCATAAATTTTTGGTCAGTCCGACGCCCCGGTCGGCGCTTGTGCTTGGCAAAGCTCTGTCGGCGGGCGTGCGGGGATTGTCGCAAGCGATCATCATCTACCTCCTCTCTATGATCCTTGGCGTGCAGATCAATTGGGACCCGCTTTCATTGCTGGGAATTCTACTGTTTGTTTTCCTGGGCTCCGCACTCTTCTCGACATTCTCGCTCATCATCGCCTGCATCGTCAAAACGCGCGAGCGTTTTATGGGGATCGGGCAAGTGATGACGATGCCTCTTTTCTTTGCCAGCAACGCGATCTACCCGATCGCCATCATGCCGCCGTGGCTGAAAGTCATCGCTCAAGTCAATCCGCTGACGTATGAGGTCGACGCATTGCGGGGATTGATGCTGATCGGGGGGACGAGCGTGTACGGGCTGCCGGTGGATTTTGCGGCGCTGGCTGCGTCCACATCGCTCCTGATCGCGATCGGCGCGGCGCTCTATCCCTCTGTTGTTGCCTAA
- a CDS encoding methyltransferase domain-containing protein, with protein MKRQFSDTRLEMMDRPDADSEVLRDDLRNLRIINRYFGGLSALRKAVMPMITKGKTKETVTILDLATGSGDQPVSLAKAFRRQSQPAQITAIDRNEIMLNAAREYAADFPEIHFERGDILSVPYASASFDIVTCSLAIHHCSREDAVRLLGEMNRLSRRGFVVNDLSRSRTGAATAWIYTRLTTLNPMTRYDSVVSVLRAFTKKELTEMAAEAGVHPVKIFTAPLFRLVAVKEK; from the coding sequence TTGAAGAGACAATTTTCCGATACCCGGCTTGAGATGATGGATCGCCCCGATGCCGATTCTGAAGTGCTGCGGGACGACCTTCGCAACCTGCGCATCATTAATCGCTATTTTGGAGGGCTATCGGCGCTGCGCAAAGCCGTTATGCCGATGATCACGAAGGGAAAAACGAAAGAGACTGTGACAATTCTCGATCTGGCGACTGGCTCGGGGGATCAACCCGTCTCGTTGGCGAAGGCATTCAGGCGGCAGAGTCAGCCGGCGCAGATCACGGCGATCGACAGGAACGAGATTATGCTGAACGCAGCGCGCGAGTACGCCGCGGATTTTCCGGAAATTCATTTTGAGCGCGGCGACATTCTCAGTGTACCGTACGCATCAGCAAGTTTCGATATCGTTACCTGTTCGCTCGCAATTCATCATTGTTCACGTGAAGATGCGGTACGGCTCCTTGGCGAGATGAACCGCCTAAGCCGGCGCGGCTTTGTCGTCAATGATCTTTCGCGAAGCCGGACGGGGGCGGCCACTGCATGGATCTACACGCGGCTCACGACGCTCAATCCAATGACCCGGTACGACAGCGTTGTTTCCGTCCTGAGAGCGTTCACCAAGAAAGAACTTACAGAAATGGCCGCCGAAGCCGGGGTACATCCGGTAAAAATTTTTACGGCCCCTCTTTTTAGACTCGTTGCGGTCAAGGAAAAATAA
- a CDS encoding ATP-binding cassette domain-containing protein, whose protein sequence is MNGKTIPNLRSQTSTRASNSSTLDSLEEAILETFQLTRRYGALTAVNAVSFAVNPGEIFGIIGPNGAGKTTTIKMLTTLLPPTSGRALVAKFDISRQARDVRRSIGYVPQLVSADGNLTGYENLLLFAKLYDIPSNKRLDRIQRALELMELSDARNNLVKTYSGGMIRRLEIAQAVLHRPHILFLDEPTVGLDPVARQSVWAQVKMLVDRGTTVILTTHYMEEAESLCSRVAIMHKGSIVANGTPEELKKTVGGKKTTLDDVFAFYSGNALESGGNYRETSRVRRTARRLG, encoded by the coding sequence ATGAACGGAAAGACAATTCCGAACCTGCGCTCGCAGACGTCAACTCGCGCATCAAACAGTAGTACACTGGATTCATTGGAAGAAGCAATTCTCGAAACTTTTCAGCTGACACGGCGTTACGGAGCGCTCACTGCCGTGAACGCCGTCTCATTTGCTGTCAACCCGGGTGAGATTTTTGGCATCATCGGCCCCAACGGAGCAGGCAAGACCACGACGATCAAGATGTTGACGACGCTCCTCCCTCCGACGTCGGGGAGGGCTCTTGTTGCGAAGTTTGATATCTCCCGCCAAGCCCGTGATGTCCGCCGCTCCATCGGATATGTTCCCCAGTTGGTGTCCGCCGACGGCAACCTTACCGGATATGAAAATCTCCTTCTCTTTGCCAAGCTCTACGACATTCCTTCTAATAAGCGCCTTGACCGCATTCAACGTGCGCTTGAGTTGATGGAACTCTCCGACGCGAGAAACAACCTTGTCAAAACCTATTCCGGCGGTATGATCAGGCGTTTGGAGATCGCTCAAGCAGTGCTGCACCGTCCGCACATTCTTTTTCTCGATGAGCCGACGGTCGGTCTGGACCCGGTGGCGCGTCAATCGGTATGGGCCCAGGTCAAGATGCTTGTTGACCGGGGAACAACGGTGATCCTGACGACCCATTATATGGAAGAGGCAGAGAGTCTTTGTTCACGGGTTGCGATCATGCACAAAGGCAGTATTGTCGCCAACGGAACACCCGAAGAACTTAAAAAAACTGTGGGCGGGAAGAAGACGACGCTCGACGACGTCTTTGCATTCTATTCAGGCAACGCTCTGGAATCCGGAGGAAATTATCGTGAAACATCGCGCGTTCGTCGCACCGCCCGTCGGCTTGGATGA
- a CDS encoding sterol desaturase family protein, which translates to MKNYVSNEDKSARMFESDFMELFTHIHPSLPLVIFVPVVALSLYYTDAQISASSRFLLFIGGLFVWSGSEYLLHRFFFHFVPENVWGKRLHFIMHGVHHDYPNDSRRLVMAPAISVPLATMFFFIFRTICGPKFAFPFFAGFITGYLFYDMMHYAIHHIPMKSKAGNYLRKHHFRHHYSDADINFGVSSPVWDVVFGTLNNERKDNSEPALADVNSRIKQ; encoded by the coding sequence GTGAAAAACTATGTGTCGAATGAAGACAAGTCAGCAAGGATGTTCGAGTCGGATTTTATGGAACTGTTCACGCATATTCACCCGTCGCTGCCGCTCGTGATCTTCGTTCCCGTTGTGGCGTTGTCATTGTACTACACGGACGCACAAATTAGTGCATCGTCCAGGTTCCTTCTCTTTATTGGAGGCTTGTTTGTCTGGTCAGGAAGCGAATATTTATTGCACCGCTTTTTCTTCCACTTTGTTCCGGAGAACGTCTGGGGGAAGCGGCTTCATTTCATTATGCATGGCGTTCATCACGACTACCCGAACGATTCGCGCCGTCTTGTGATGGCCCCAGCCATCAGCGTGCCTCTGGCGACAATGTTTTTTTTCATCTTCAGAACCATTTGCGGACCCAAGTTTGCGTTTCCCTTTTTTGCCGGATTCATTACGGGCTATCTCTTCTATGACATGATGCATTATGCAATTCACCACATTCCGATGAAGAGCAAAGCGGGAAACTATTTGCGGAAGCATCACTTCCGTCATCATTATTCCGACGCGGATATCAATTTTGGCGTAAGTTCGCCGGTATGGGACGTTGTGTTCGGTACCTTGAACAATGAACGGAAAGACAATTCCGAACCTGCGCTCGCAGACGTCAACTCGCGCATCAAACAGTAG
- a CDS encoding cupredoxin domain-containing protein, which yields MKYLFAVLLFALAACGSAQQFDAIPPDVNRQDVPNDTVSVTAESFRFTPEVIRVKTGTLVTLRINSIDGTHGFKLSAFGIDERLDENVPKSIEFYVSRKGEYDFRCSHFCGLGHLGMTGRIIVE from the coding sequence ATGAAATATTTATTTGCCGTTTTGCTCTTCGCTCTCGCGGCATGCGGAAGTGCTCAACAGTTCGATGCCATCCCCCCGGATGTTAACAGGCAGGATGTCCCTAACGATACAGTCAGCGTGACGGCCGAATCGTTCAGGTTCACGCCTGAGGTCATCCGGGTCAAAACAGGGACGCTGGTGACGCTGAGGATCAATTCGATCGACGGGACTCATGGATTTAAGCTCAGCGCGTTCGGAATTGATGAACGTCTCGACGAAAACGTACCGAAGTCAATTGAATTCTATGTTTCAAGAAAAGGGGAGTATGACTTTCGCTGTTCTCATTTTTGCGGTCTTGGTCATCTCGGCATGACCGGCAGAATCATCGTAGAATAA